The following are encoded together in the Pleurocapsa sp. FMAR1 genome:
- the prfC gene encoding peptide chain release factor 3: MPPQLQTEIEQAVSSRRNFAIISHPDAGKTTLTEKLLLYGGAIHEAGAVKARREQRKVTSDWMEMEQQRGISITSTVLQFIYDNFQINLLDTPGHQDFSEDTYRTLAAADNSVMLIDAAKGLEPQTRKLFEVCQLRSLPIFTFINKLDRPGRDAFELIDEIEQELGLKTYAVNWPIGMGDRFQGVFDRRERKIHLFERRSHGSKAAQDTVIELGDPRIEEYLDQELYYQLKEELEILDEVGADFDLEKVHAGKMTPIFFGSAMTNFGVELFLKAFLEYAQQPESHKSSIGVVEPTYEEFTGFVFKLQANMDPKHRDRVAFVRVCTGKFEKDMTVQHARTGKTVRLSRPQKLFAQDRESLDEAFPGDIIGLNNPGVFAIGDTIYNGKKIEYEGIPCFSPEIFAYLKNPNPSKFKQFQKGIKELQEEGAVQIMYSTDEFKRDPILAAVGQLQIEVVQFRMQNEYNVETTTEPLPYSVARWVYGGWDALEKAGRIFNAISVKDNWDRPVLLFKNEWNLRQIEQDTPELKLNSIAPVGAGLQPDSEA, translated from the coding sequence GGGCGGTAAAAGCCCGACGAGAACAGCGTAAGGTTACTTCTGACTGGATGGAAATGGAACAGCAAAGGGGTATTTCGATTACCTCGACAGTGTTGCAGTTTATCTACGATAACTTTCAAATAAATTTGTTAGATACTCCTGGACACCAAGACTTTAGTGAAGATACCTATCGTACTCTGGCTGCTGCGGATAATTCCGTAATGCTGATTGATGCTGCTAAAGGTCTTGAGCCACAAACTCGTAAGCTGTTTGAAGTTTGTCAGTTGCGATCGCTCCCCATCTTTACTTTTATCAATAAGCTAGATCGTCCAGGCAGAGATGCTTTTGAGCTTATTGATGAGATTGAGCAAGAATTAGGTCTAAAGACTTATGCGGTAAATTGGCCCATTGGCATGGGCGATCGCTTTCAGGGAGTATTTGACCGTCGTGAGCGCAAAATTCACCTGTTTGAACGTCGCTCTCACGGTAGCAAAGCAGCACAGGATACGGTAATCGAGCTAGGAGATCCGCGCATTGAAGAATACCTAGACCAAGAGCTTTATTATCAGCTAAAAGAAGAACTTGAAATACTAGACGAAGTTGGTGCAGACTTTGATCTAGAAAAAGTTCATGCAGGAAAAATGACCCCGATCTTTTTTGGTAGTGCCATGACCAACTTTGGGGTAGAGCTATTTCTGAAGGCATTTTTGGAATATGCTCAACAGCCTGAGTCCCACAAGTCATCTATTGGCGTAGTTGAGCCTACCTACGAAGAATTTACGGGGTTTGTCTTTAAGCTTCAGGCAAACATGGATCCCAAACATCGCGATCGCGTGGCGTTTGTGCGTGTCTGTACGGGAAAATTTGAAAAAGACATGACCGTGCAGCACGCTCGTACAGGCAAAACTGTGCGCCTGTCCCGTCCGCAAAAGCTATTTGCCCAAGACAGAGAATCTTTAGATGAGGCTTTTCCAGGGGATATTATTGGTCTTAATAATCCAGGGGTATTTGCGATCGGCGACACGATTTATAATGGCAAGAAGATAGAATACGAGGGTATTCCCTGTTTTTCGCCTGAGATCTTTGCCTATCTTAAAAATCCTAACCCCTCCAAGTTTAAACAGTTCCAAAAAGGCATCAAGGAATTACAGGAAGAAGGTGCAGTACAGATTATGTATTCCACTGATGAATTTAAACGCGACCCCATCTTAGCTGCGGTGGGACAGTTGCAGATTGAAGTAGTTCAGTTTCGGATGCAAAATGAGTACAATGTCGAAACTACTACTGAACCTTTGCCCTATAGCGTGGCTCGTTGGGTATATGGTGGCTGGGATGCGCTGGAAAAAGCTGGCAGAATCTTTAATGCTATTTCTGTTAAAGATAACTGGGATAGACCAGTATTGCTGTTCAAAAATGAATGGAATCTGCGCCAAATAGAACAAGATACACCAGAGCTTAAGTTAAATTCTATCGCCCCTGTAGGTGCAGGTCTACAACCAGATTCTGAGGCATAA
- a CDS encoding FAD-dependent oxidoreductase, whose amino-acid sequence MNQKLVLIGGGHSHAIALKQWGLNPLPDIDLTLISDVKKTPYSGMLPGHVAGFYSYDQTHIDLGRLAKFAGAKLIIDRAIGLDVDNHKVICEDHQLKFDYLSLDIGSTPQTITIPGAKDYAIPAKPVPIFLDCWNKLKQEALSHPEKSLSIVIVGGGAGGVELALNMQTCLQDGGQNNLAIHLVHRGKQLLTGHSDWVSNKLAKIIRQRNIRLHLEESVVEVLPDEVICKSGLSIKYTHVFWITQATAPNWIEESNLTTDEQGFILVTDTLQSISHPQVFAAGDIATMINYKRPKAGVFAVRQGQPLVDNWRNILTGKSLQTYVPQEKYLALIGTGDHQAIASWSDFGWRSTLFWWLKDYIDRKFMNQFVDLSKTTVKN is encoded by the coding sequence ATGAATCAGAAACTAGTTTTAATAGGTGGTGGTCATTCTCATGCGATCGCCTTAAAACAATGGGGACTAAATCCTTTGCCAGATATAGATTTAACCTTGATTAGTGATGTCAAAAAAACGCCCTATTCAGGGATGCTTCCTGGTCATGTAGCGGGTTTTTATAGCTACGATCAAACCCATATTGACTTGGGTCGTCTAGCTAAATTTGCTGGTGCAAAGTTGATTATAGATCGGGCAATTGGTTTGGATGTAGATAACCATAAAGTTATTTGTGAAGATCATCAGCTTAAATTTGATTATTTGTCCTTGGATATTGGCAGCACTCCCCAAACTATAACCATCCCTGGTGCCAAGGATTACGCTATTCCCGCCAAACCTGTCCCTATATTCCTTGATTGTTGGAACAAACTGAAACAAGAAGCTTTATCTCACCCCGAAAAATCTTTGTCAATTGTGATCGTCGGCGGTGGCGCGGGAGGTGTGGAGTTGGCTTTAAATATGCAGACTTGTTTACAAGACGGGGGACAAAATAATCTAGCCATTCATTTGGTTCATCGTGGTAAGCAATTATTGACTGGTCATAGTGATTGGGTAAGCAATAAGCTAGCCAAAATTATTCGCCAACGGAATATTAGGCTGCATCTAGAAGAAAGCGTTGTCGAAGTTTTACCAGATGAGGTTATTTGCAAATCAGGATTAAGCATCAAGTACACTCATGTATTTTGGATAACTCAAGCTACTGCACCTAACTGGATCGAAGAATCAAACCTGACTACCGATGAGCAAGGCTTTATTTTAGTCACAGATACTCTTCAGTCTATATCTCATCCTCAAGTTTTTGCTGCGGGAGATATTGCTACCATGATTAACTACAAACGTCCAAAAGCAGGAGTCTTTGCGGTGCGTCAAGGACAACCTCTGGTAGATAACTGGCGTAATATACTTACAGGTAAATCCCTACAGACTTATGTTCCTCAAGAAAAATACTTGGCTTTGATTGGCACAGGAGATCATCAGGCGATCGCATCTTGGTCTGATTTTGGTTGGCGATCTACTTTGTTTTGGTGGCTTAAAGACTATATTGACCGCAAATTTATGAATCAGTTTGTTGATTTAAGCAAAACAACAGTAAAAAATTAG
- a CDS encoding glutathione S-transferase family protein: MALGQLFNGKWVKDWTEQDETGQFKRMSTKFHHYITANGSSSFKAEPNQYHYISLDCPWAHRTVILWQLKKLNDIVGLSIVDSIISNEGLMSNHARGSLVLLTTYIVEK, translated from the coding sequence ATGGCACTCGGTCAATTATTTAATGGAAAATGGGTCAAAGATTGGACTGAACAAGATGAAACAGGACAGTTCAAGCGAATGTCTACAAAGTTTCATCATTATATTACAGCTAATGGCTCCAGTAGTTTTAAAGCTGAACCAAATCAATATCACTATATATCTTTAGACTGTCCTTGGGCGCACCGCACAGTTATTTTGTGGCAGCTAAAGAAGTTAAACGATATTGTCGGCTTGTCTATTGTCGACTCCATTATCTCTAATGAAGGTTTGATGTCGAACCATGCGCGGGGGTCGCTTGTCCTTTTAACGACATACATCGTCGAAAAATAA
- a CDS encoding DODA-type extradiol aromatic ring-opening family dioxygenase, producing MSKFPAVFVSHGAPDLSLYPSPGRAFLSGLGDKLGKPQAILMISAHWGTSQPMVSKVDQPDTIHDFWGFDPRLNSLKYHASGAPDLAQRVNQLLNQAGIKSGVSASRGLDHGAWNPLMLMYPNADIPVTQLSIQPRLTPEHHFQIGKALSHLRESGILIIASGSVTHNLREFGKYPIDEPPLDWVIEFSDWLSKTISQGDLDALLRYRQLAPHARKNHPTEEHLLPLFVALGAGNETDTSELHSSYTYGVVSMAAYAFN from the coding sequence ATGTCAAAATTTCCTGCCGTATTTGTTTCTCACGGTGCGCCCGATCTGTCATTGTATCCATCTCCTGGGCGCGCCTTTCTTTCAGGGCTTGGTGATAAGTTAGGCAAACCCCAAGCTATCCTGATGATTTCTGCTCATTGGGGTACATCACAGCCAATGGTTAGTAAAGTGGATCAGCCTGATACTATTCACGACTTCTGGGGATTTGATCCTAGACTAAATTCTTTAAAGTATCATGCTTCAGGCGCACCCGATTTAGCTCAAAGAGTTAATCAATTACTAAACCAAGCAGGTATTAAGAGTGGAGTTAGCGCAAGTCGTGGACTAGATCACGGAGCCTGGAATCCTTTAATGCTGATGTATCCCAATGCAGATATTCCCGTAACCCAACTATCAATCCAGCCTCGTTTAACACCCGAACACCATTTTCAAATAGGAAAGGCTCTATCTCATCTGAGAGAATCAGGGATATTAATTATAGCCAGCGGTTCAGTTACTCATAATTTGAGGGAGTTTGGCAAATATCCTATTGATGAACCTCCTCTGGACTGGGTAATAGAATTTAGTGATTGGTTATCTAAAACCATCTCTCAGGGAGATTTGGACGCTCTGCTTCGTTACCGTCAACTTGCTCCCCATGCTCGTAAAAATCATCCGACAGAAGAACACTTGCTACCGTTATTTGTTGCTTTGGGCGCGGGGAATGAAACTGATACGAGTGAGCTTCACTCTAGTTATACCTATGGTGTTGTGAGTATGGCTGCATACGCTTTCAATTAA
- a CDS encoding CDGSH iron-sulfur domain-containing protein: MNNQFVKVRLEAKTHYICACGRRNKPFCDGSHVKTNIQPLVLEL; this comes from the coding sequence ATGAACAATCAATTTGTAAAAGTACGTTTGGAAGCAAAAACTCATTATATATGCGCCTGTGGACGGAGAAATAAACCATTTTGCGATGGCTCTCATGTCAAAACAAATATTCAACCTTTGGTATTGGAGCTATAA
- a CDS encoding MarR family winged helix-turn-helix transcriptional regulator, whose protein sequence is MRKKAIEKKKAVLAANETFIPTMRELARAYQAFTDYSAKHLRTLGLTTCQFDVIATLGNTDGMNMTDIASKTLVTKGTLTGIIDRLEKKGFVTREVPPDNRRSFIIVLTPEGKATFDTVFPAHIAHLKERFDHLSTEELEQTRQGLEALRRLF, encoded by the coding sequence GTGCGAAAAAAAGCAATCGAGAAGAAAAAAGCAGTATTAGCAGCAAATGAAACTTTTATTCCTACTATGCGCGAGTTGGCTCGTGCTTATCAAGCGTTTACTGATTATTCCGCTAAACATCTTAGAACTCTAGGTTTAACCACCTGTCAATTTGATGTAATCGCCACTTTAGGGAATACCGATGGTATGAATATGACTGACATTGCCTCAAAAACTTTAGTTACAAAGGGTACTCTTACAGGAATTATCGATCGCCTGGAAAAGAAAGGTTTCGTAACCAGAGAAGTTCCTCCTGATAATCGACGCAGCTTTATTATCGTCCTTACTCCTGAAGGTAAAGCAACCTTTGATACCGTATTTCCTGCTCATATTGCTCACCTTAAAGAAAGATTTGACCATCTATCGACCGAAGAGCTAGAACAGACTAGACAAGGATTAGAGGCTTTACGTCGATTGTTTTAA
- a CDS encoding DUF4359 domain-containing protein produces the protein MASSRISGVVGIIIIGLSAIAFITNPGEKGYQKYAEATFKTRFKDKVCAQVMEDWGVWLEGQCHVVVNTASPYLTQIVSQQTKRQNFLLFSIYQADLPLPSPFPTYHLETVGILGNFYTYQAKKL, from the coding sequence ATGGCAAGCTCTAGAATTAGTGGTGTTGTGGGAATTATTATCATAGGATTGAGTGCGATCGCTTTTATAACTAATCCAGGAGAGAAAGGCTATCAGAAATATGCTGAGGCTACATTTAAAACACGTTTTAAAGACAAAGTTTGCGCTCAGGTGATGGAAGATTGGGGAGTATGGCTAGAAGGTCAATGTCATGTAGTAGTTAATACCGCTAGTCCTTATTTAACTCAAATTGTTAGTCAACAAACAAAACGTCAGAATTTTTTACTTTTTAGTATTTATCAAGCAGATTTACCTTTACCTTCTCCTTTTCCTACTTATCATCTTGAAACAGTTGGCATTTTGGGTAATTTTTATACTTATCAGGCTAAAAAACTTTAG
- a CDS encoding cupin domain-containing protein yields MSDTNSNSSSKDTLPPSDNETRTPPYGSVEPLDAGERYCINRIEIKPGEHMSTQMHYHRSEHWIVVSGTAKVICDGKETLVMQNQSTYVPMNTAHRVENPGVIPLVMIEVQNGEYLGDDDIIRFDD; encoded by the coding sequence ATGAGCGACACAAACAGTAATAGCAGTAGCAAAGATACTTTACCGCCATCGGACAATGAAACCCGTACTCCTCCTTATGGTTCAGTTGAGCCTTTAGATGCAGGGGAAAGGTATTGTATTAATCGCATTGAAATTAAACCTGGAGAACACATGAGTACCCAAATGCACTATCATCGAAGTGAGCATTGGATTGTAGTTTCAGGTACGGCTAAAGTGATTTGTGATGGCAAAGAAACTTTAGTAATGCAGAATCAATCTACCTATGTACCCATGAATACTGCCCATCGAGTCGAAAACCCTGGAGTAATTCCTTTAGTAATGATTGAAGTGCAAAACGGCGAATACCTAGGAGATGATGATATTATTCGTTTTGATGATTAA
- a CDS encoding inositol monophosphatase family protein: MNEFWDRVLDFCVQTTATIGDRLMKDFGKIQASQKEDGSLVTQADRWSDQQIRDAIALTFPEHGVLTEETMHIFPENDWCWIVDPIDGTTNFTRGLPIWAISLGLFYQGNPVFGFVYVPPLKQTFHGYWYGDSGLTGYTGAYLNNQPIYTRTDDPSGSQLFNLCARSKAIFKNPFPCKIRMLGVASYNLLLVASGVAIGGVEATPKIWDIAAVWTIIKAAGGDFVFLGDSSIFPLQAGQNYGKVSIPSLGLSRRELIPTFKPLVECVLN; this comes from the coding sequence ATGAATGAATTTTGGGATCGGGTACTTGACTTTTGCGTTCAAACTACTGCTACGATCGGCGATCGCCTGATGAAAGATTTTGGTAAAATCCAGGCAAGTCAAAAAGAAGATGGTAGTTTAGTTACCCAAGCCGATCGGTGGTCAGATCAGCAAATTAGAGATGCGATCGCGCTTACTTTTCCCGAACATGGAGTTTTAACTGAAGAAACCATGCACATATTTCCTGAAAACGATTGGTGCTGGATAGTTGACCCAATTGACGGCACAACTAACTTTACTCGCGGTTTGCCTATTTGGGCAATTTCTCTAGGGCTATTTTATCAAGGAAACCCTGTATTTGGCTTTGTCTATGTACCACCCTTAAAACAAACGTTTCATGGCTATTGGTATGGTGATTCAGGATTAACTGGTTATACAGGTGCATACCTAAATAATCAGCCCATATATACTCGCACCGATGACCCTAGTGGCAGCCAACTATTTAATCTTTGCGCCCGTAGTAAAGCTATTTTTAAAAATCCTTTTCCCTGCAAAATCCGAATGCTCGGTGTCGCCAGCTATAACTTACTTTTAGTAGCTTCAGGGGTGGCAATTGGTGGGGTAGAAGCCACCCCGAAAATTTGGGATATTGCTGCGGTGTGGACAATTATCAAAGCTGCTGGCGGAGATTTTGTATTTTTAGGAGATAGTTCAATCTTTCCTCTCCAGGCTGGTCAGAACTATGGCAAAGTTTCTATCCCTAGCTTAGGGCTATCCCGCAGGGAACTAATCCCCACCTTCAAGCCTTTGGTAGAGTGCGTATTGAACTAA
- a CDS encoding Uma2 family endonuclease gives MVATVEQLITDSWITATWDEYIENIEHPAGEKAKGYYHNGQYRIEITPIGNEHSQDHCIINHAVYLYATLRGIPLTGKDNCSYRQAGLRQFQPDLSYYLKDKASAVPWG, from the coding sequence ATGGTTGCTACCGTTGAACAACTCATAACCGATAGTTGGATAACTGCCACTTGGGATGAATACATTGAAAATATTGAACATCCTGCTGGCGAAAAAGCCAAAGGCTATTATCACAATGGTCAATATAGAATTGAAATAACGCCTATCGGTAACGAACATTCTCAAGATCACTGCATCATTAATCATGCAGTTTATCTTTATGCTACTCTTCGAGGCATTCCTTTAACAGGGAAAGACAATTGTAGTTATCGTCAAGCTGGCTTAAGACAATTTCAACCCGATTTATCCTATTACCTAAAAGATAAAGCTAGTGCTGTTCCTTGGGGGTAG
- a CDS encoding Uma2 family endonuclease, producing the protein MGVGIVNLDEYPVPDLVIEVSNTSLSDDLGRKRLLYEDLQVAEYWVIDIQNIKVIAFAIENGGSKRIAESQVLTGLKLDILTEALQRSRNTNHTEVGRWLMQQFKRKLRGVSSFNK; encoded by the coding sequence TTGGGGGTAGGAATAGTTAATTTAGATGAGTATCCTGTACCAGATTTAGTCATTGAAGTTTCTAATACATCTTTGTCTGATGACTTGGGAAGGAAAAGGTTGTTGTATGAAGATTTGCAGGTTGCTGAATACTGGGTAATAGATATACAAAATATCAAAGTAATTGCTTTTGCTATAGAAAATGGCGGTAGCAAAAGAATTGCTGAGTCTCAGGTTTTGACAGGATTAAAATTAGATATTTTAACTGAAGCACTACAACGAAGTAGAAACACTAACCATACAGAAGTAGGCAGATGGTTGATGCAGCAATTCAAAAGAAAATTAAGAGGAGTGAGCAGCTTTAACAAGTAG
- a CDS encoding helix-turn-helix domain-containing protein has product MKPYSVDLREKIVSAIEKGDSSVRKVALRFGVSKNCVQRLITQKRTKGHILPGKQGGSMVSPVRKYKAELIAIFKKQTDATLAEYCELLFDETGLWVSQSTMCRTFQRLKLPLKKNTSLQPSNS; this is encoded by the coding sequence ATGAAGCCTTATTCTGTAGATTTACGAGAGAAGATAGTTAGTGCGATCGAGAAAGGTGATAGCTCGGTGAGAAAAGTTGCGCTACGCTTCGGTGTGAGCAAAAACTGTGTCCAAAGATTGATTACTCAGAAGCGGACAAAAGGGCATATCCTGCCAGGGAAGCAGGGCGGGTCGATGGTAAGTCCTGTTCGGAAATATAAAGCCGAGCTGATAGCCATCTTTAAAAAACAGACTGATGCGACTTTAGCAGAATACTGTGAGCTACTTTTTGATGAGACGGGACTATGGGTAAGTCAAAGTACGATGTGTCGGACATTTCAGAGATTAAAATTACCACTCAAAAAAAACACTTCGCTCCAGCCAAGCAATTCGTGA
- a CDS encoding transposase, giving the protein MLALHGRERAYDYKPFARGSKVSVIGAISESKILAVMTLNDSMAAAAFEVYVSRCLVPQLWKGAVVVMDNLPAHKVEAIAPLIEAVVAKILYLSPYSPEFNPIEHWWSQLKAFLRQFSPRTSKRVDMLIKIAMDLINPKHLRNWFAHCCYCPS; this is encoded by the coding sequence ATGCTCGCGCTGCACGGGCGTGAGAGAGCCTATGACTACAAACCGTTTGCTCGAGGTAGCAAGGTAAGTGTTATCGGCGCAATCAGCGAGTCTAAAATACTAGCAGTAATGACGCTTAATGATTCAATGGCTGCGGCTGCGTTTGAGGTTTATGTTTCTAGGTGTTTAGTGCCTCAGCTATGGAAAGGAGCAGTGGTGGTGATGGACAATTTGCCTGCACATAAAGTAGAAGCTATTGCACCTTTAATTGAAGCAGTGGTCGCGAAGATTTTGTACCTGTCTCCATACTCTCCCGAATTTAATCCAATTGAACATTGGTGGTCACAACTCAAGGCTTTCCTGAGACAATTTTCTCCCAGGACTTCCAAAAGGGTCGATATGCTGATTAAAATAGCGATGGATTTAATTAATCCTAAACATTTGCGTAACTGGTTCGCTCACTGCTGCTACTGTCCCTCTTAA
- a CDS encoding SHOCT domain-containing protein → MLNINRLKELNQALEENLISQEEYQELKKSILNQSTQTQTIPNYDLNQILGISGSTILFLGIFAPIVSVPIA, encoded by the coding sequence ATGCTGAATATCAATAGGCTTAAAGAACTAAATCAAGCTTTAGAAGAGAACCTTATTTCACAAGAGGAATACCAGGAATTAAAGAAAAGTATATTAAATCAATCCACACAAACACAAACAATACCTAACTATGATCTGAACCAAATATTAGGAATTAGTGGTTCAACTATTTTATTTTTAGGAATCTTTGCTCCCATAGTATCTGTTCCTATAGCATGA
- a CDS encoding type II toxin-antitoxin system HicB family antitoxin has product MKIKAIVYQAEEGGYWAEVPALPGCITEGDTMEELESNLKDAIQAWLEVANDSHTLENNAQIVEVAV; this is encoded by the coding sequence ATGAAAATAAAAGCCATTGTTTATCAAGCCGAGGAAGGAGGTTACTGGGCAGAAGTTCCAGCTTTACCAGGCTGTATTACTGAAGGGGATACCATGGAAGAACTAGAAAGCAATCTTAAAGATGCAATTCAGGCATGGCTTGAGGTGGCAAATGATAGTCATACTCTTGAAAACAATGCTCAAATTGTTGAAGTTGCAGTGTGA
- a CDS encoding type II toxin-antitoxin system HicA family toxin, protein MKSVSGKKLCKIIEKKGWVLRKVTGSHHVYEKTGADKILSIPVHGNKDLMKIAELTENDL, encoded by the coding sequence GTGAAGTCGGTTTCTGGTAAAAAGCTTTGCAAAATAATTGAGAAAAAAGGCTGGGTTTTGAGAAAAGTTACAGGTAGTCATCATGTTTATGAAAAAACTGGGGCAGACAAAATTTTATCAATTCCTGTTCACGGAAATAAAGATTTGATGAAAATTGCTGAGTTAACCGAAAATGATTTGTAG
- the rseP gene encoding RIP metalloprotease RseP — translation MSVLAAISVVLLLIVVHEFGHFAAARLQKIRVNRFSIGFGPTLLKYQGSETEYAIRAIPLGGYVGFPDDDPDSTIPLDDPNLLRNRPVLDRAIVISAGVIANLIFAYFLLVAQATTIGFQDINYRPGVLVPQLLSEAESAAAQAGVKPGDIILKIDNLELDDSGKALENLRTAIQNSPDKSLRLSIKRDVETVTVDVKPNIGQDGKGRIGVMLAPNGDIVRRRAKNIVEAFTAGANEFQRIIQLTVQGFWQLISNFSENAQQVAGPVAIVAVGAELARNDLGNLLQFGALISINLAIINILPLPALDGGQLAFLTVEGVTGKPLPSKLQNGIMQTGLVLLLSLGIFIIVRDTMNLAFFQNLFQ, via the coding sequence ATGTCAGTATTGGCAGCAATTTCAGTAGTGCTTCTACTCATCGTAGTTCACGAATTTGGTCACTTTGCAGCAGCACGATTACAAAAAATTAGAGTTAACCGCTTCTCAATCGGATTTGGACCTACTCTTTTAAAATACCAAGGTTCAGAAACAGAATATGCCATCAGAGCTATTCCACTTGGCGGTTATGTAGGATTTCCTGATGATGATCCAGACAGCACTATCCCTCTAGATGATCCTAATTTACTACGTAATCGCCCTGTTTTAGATAGAGCAATTGTAATTAGTGCTGGTGTAATTGCTAACTTGATTTTTGCCTATTTTCTATTGGTCGCTCAAGCGACAACTATTGGCTTTCAAGACATTAACTATAGACCAGGGGTACTAGTACCACAATTGTTGAGCGAAGCCGAATCCGCTGCTGCTCAAGCAGGGGTTAAACCAGGGGATATTATTCTCAAAATAGATAATCTGGAACTAGACGATTCGGGAAAGGCTTTAGAAAATTTAAGAACCGCAATTCAAAATTCTCCTGATAAATCTCTACGGCTTTCGATCAAAAGAGATGTTGAAACTGTTACGGTGGATGTCAAGCCAAATATTGGTCAAGATGGCAAAGGTAGAATTGGTGTAATGCTTGCTCCTAACGGAGATATTGTGCGTCGTCGTGCTAAAAATATCGTTGAAGCCTTTACCGCTGGTGCTAATGAGTTTCAAAGAATCATTCAGCTTACAGTCCAGGGTTTTTGGCAATTAATTAGTAACTTTAGTGAAAATGCTCAACAGGTAGCAGGTCCAGTAGCTATTGTGGCAGTGGGTGCAGAACTTGCCCGCAATGACTTGGGAAACTTACTTCAGTTTGGAGCGTTGATTAGCATTAACTTAGCGATTATTAATATTCTGCCTCTACCTGCCTTAGATGGAGGTCAGCTAGCATTTTTGACCGTTGAAGGAGTTACAGGAAAACCTCTACCCAGTAAGCTGCAAAATGGCATTATGCAAACTGGTTTAGTTTTGCTACTTAGCCTAGGTATTTTTATTATTGTTAGAGATACTATGAATCTGGCATTCTTCCAAAATCTGTTTCAATAA
- the nth gene encoding endonuclease III has product MSIDKASTNTENKKTTKIRRKSPSKALKQRSHSIFSLLTELYPDATCSLNYETPLELLVATILSAQCTDKRVNKVTPALFATFPDAIAIANGDRDRLEALIRSTGFYRHKAKNIQGACQMIVSDFDGKVPSDMEQLLKLPGVARKTANVVSAHAFSNIQGVTVDTHVKRLSNRWELTKSDKPIQIEKDLMALLPQSEWENYSIRTIYHGRAVCKARKPVCEVCKLAHLCPSAKEYLN; this is encoded by the coding sequence ATGTCCATTGATAAAGCTTCTACTAACACAGAGAACAAAAAAACCACCAAAATCAGGCGTAAATCGCCTAGTAAAGCTCTTAAACAGCGATCGCACTCTATCTTTTCTCTGTTAACAGAACTGTATCCCGATGCCACCTGTAGCCTAAATTATGAAACTCCTCTAGAGCTTTTGGTAGCAACTATTCTTTCGGCACAATGCACAGATAAACGGGTAAACAAAGTAACTCCTGCCTTATTTGCAACCTTTCCTGATGCGATTGCCATAGCGAATGGCGATCGCGATCGATTAGAAGCTTTGATTCGTTCTACAGGCTTTTATCGTCATAAAGCCAAAAACATTCAGGGTGCTTGTCAAATGATTGTCTCCGACTTTGATGGCAAAGTTCCTAGTGATATGGAGCAGCTATTAAAACTGCCAGGAGTAGCCCGCAAAACCGCCAATGTTGTCTCTGCTCACGCCTTTAGCAATATTCAAGGGGTAACGGTAGATACCCATGTTAAACGCCTCAGTAATCGCTGGGAATTAACTAAATCTGATAAACCAATTCAGATCGAAAAGGATCTTATGGCTTTGCTCCCCCAATCAGAATGGGAAAACTATTCTATTCGCACTATTTATCACGGTAGAGCAGTTTGTAAAGCTCGTAAGCCTGTGTGTGAAGTTTGTAAACTAGCTCATCTTTGTCCATCAGCAAAAGAATATTTAAACTGA